The genomic interval TCGCCAGGAGTGTCACGCGGCCATCCTTCCAGGTGGATTGCGTGGGTGACTTCCCGCCTCTGGAGGGCGGAGCGCTGGGCAGCTCCACCGGATGTCCCAGGACACGCGAGAGCAACTCCTTCGTGGCCCCTGAGCGCTTTGAGTTGTTGAGCACCCGCCCGTCCTTGTCCGCTCCCACCAGATACGCACCCACGCAGCGCCCATCTTTCAGTGCACATGAGAGGGAGATGGACGCGGTGGTCTTCGTCAGGATGTTCGGTGTGCTCCCCGCTGTCAGATGAAGCAGGGCGATGGCCACGGCGCGTTCGGCGCCGATGAGTGGAATCCGCTCTTTCTCTTCTCGAGCCCACTCCGCGGCTTGCCGCGCTTGCTCTCCCAGCTTCACGTCGGACGGCGTATCCCCCAACTCGATGGCGAGCGCGGTCGTCTTATGGAGGTGCTGGACCCATTCCAGGGTGGCCGCCTTGGGACGCGGCGCGGGCGTCAATTGACCCACGAGCGTCGAACGTACCTGGCCGAGTCGCTGCTCTCGACTCGGCGTCGGTTCGGCGCGAAGCGCGGCGGCAACAGTCTTCCAGCGGCAGGCATCCGTCGTGCAGGCCTCGTGCTCCGTGTCATGGATGCGTGCGGTCAGCTCCCCGATGTCCTTCGCGAATCCCAGCTCGAGCACGGGCCGGGCGGATGAGAGCACCGTCGATGCGGAGGCCGCATCCTTGCGCCCGAGGGCATCGAGGACGTGTTGACGCGTGAGGGACTGGAGATGTTGGTCGACTGTCGCCCGCGCTCGGGTGCCGGGCTTCAGCATGAGGGCGTCCTTGACGACCTCGTCCACGCGACGCGCTCGGAGTGCATGGGCCAGGTGGAGGTCTGCCCATGCCTGCTGGAGTTTGGGGGCCTTGGGCCCACCCAGTGCGAGCAGTTCCATGTGCGCGTCGTCGAGGCGCCCCTCCTTGATGTGCCGCTGGGCATCGTCGAGGCTTGGCTCCGAGGTCACCGCCATGATGCCGGCAAGGAGCGCGGACACCGCCGCCCCGATGCCCCATGTGCGTGCCTTCGTCTTTCGTCCCAGGGTCCCATCCCGGACAAAGTGCTCGGCGAGAATCGCGGACGCGCCGAGGAACGCGCTCAGCGCCACCAGCGAGGCATTCCAGAAGTAGGCACCTCGAAGGAGGTAGAGAAGCGGAACGCCCACGGCCAGCGCCAAGAGGATTGCTCTCGCCGCGCGGACCTTCCGGGCCCGTGCCGCGAACTGTTGGTCCGCGGAGAGCGGTGGCGCGAGCATCCGCTGTCCCTCGAACTCAATCGTCGTCGGGGGCGCATCCGCGATGGCGTAGGAGACCCGAGCCGCGGGGGCCTCGAAGATCTGGAAGCTCTGGCTCGTGACGCGCTCTCGAGGCTTGAGTCCGACCTGTGTCTTCCCCCAGTGCTCCTGGAGCCAATCCTCGGGGAGGTGCGGCGCGACCTTCTCCCGGGTGAGCACACTGTTCGCGCTGATTTCACCCACGAGCTTCGCATCCTTCTCCATGTCCCCTTTCGTCCACACCAGCCGTCGCAGTTCCTCATCCTCCAGCATCACCAGGAAGTCGAAGCGGACCGACTCGACGAACTCGAGCCAGCGCTGCTGCCGCCCGCGCCCCTGGCATGTCGAACAGAACACCCGCCCCGAACGACAGGACGGGCACTGAACCAAACCCTTCGCCCCGCATGACCTGCAGTTCATGAGCCGGCGCGAGCCGTTCGATGCATAGCCATAGGCCTTCCGGGAGCCTCCACAGTTGGAGCACGCGACGTGCTCCTTGCCTCCGCAGTTGGGGCAGGAGACCGTTCCCTGTCCCCCGCATGGCATGCATGCGAGAACGGAGAGGCTGCTCTCACGGAGGCTCGCGTGTGTCTCCGCCCAGGGGTCGACGCCGTCCGCTTGCCGCCTCACTCCCGTGACGGGAGGCGAACCCTGGGTTGCCCCTTCCTTCCACACCACCTGTCGCTCGGTGATGGTGGAGTAGAGCCGGCAGGCCCGGCGTGCCTTCGGCTCCACGGAGCGGATGAAATCCGTGGGAGTTGGCGGAGGCACGGGCAGTCGTCGTGCCCATTCGGTGAAGGCCTGGACGGCGGCGAGCTTGATGGCCTCCGCGTCCGCGGGAGGCATCGGGTCGACGCCCTGTGATTCGTGAGATGATCGGCTCATGGGGGACTCGGCCTCTTCAGGGGAAGCGTCACTGCAACACCTGCCCTGCGGCGCGCCACGCTCCCTGGACATCCAGGTACCGAGCGGCGTAGTCGCGAGCGAGCAGGTCTTCCGGCACGAAACCGTCATGTTTCTCGAGCGCCATGTTGGCCACGTGGCGGGTGAGGGACTCGGCCCGGGGTGGCCCCTCCGCGATGAGCGCACGCAAGGCGCCCTCCACGTCGGCTTGCTGTCCCGCAACGCTCAAGACAGGCCCCAAGGTCTGCACTGACAGCCCCCGGGACTGGAGCGCCAGCGCCAGCGTGTGCACCACCGCGTCACCGGCCCACGGGAAGACATGGACCTCCTGCCCCGAAGCCACGATGGACCGCTCAGCGAGCCTCCATCGCTGGAAGGTCGCACGAGCCTCCGCCAACAGTTCCTGCGCCCGAGCATCCAGGTAGAGGGGAAGGCCATCACCTGCGTAGACGGCGCGCATCTGCTCTCGGACGCGGTCATGCACTCCGCCCACGCCGGTGGGCTCGAACATGGGGACGCGGCCCGCGGGAGCGGGCTCCAGCTCCACGACCTTCTCTTCTCCCTGCACGGCGAGCACACGCCACCGCCGCCCGCCGAAGATGAGGTACGTCCCGACGAAAAGAGGCTGGTCGATGGGCATCGTACCCAGCGTGCGCCCCCCGGCCACCAGCCGGAACTCCTCCACCGAGGCGAAGGCCGCATAGAAGCTGTAGTGGTTGACGAGCCTCTCGCCCACGCGGCCCAACAACAACGTTCCATCCGCGGATTGCGAGAGCAGCTCCCGCTGCCCCAAGCCTCGCAGGAAGCGCACGAAGTCCTCGCGTGAGACGCGTGCGAAGGGGCCTTGGTGGCACAGCGCCAGGAAGGCCTCGCCCGCCTTGACACCTCCGTGCTGGGCGATGAGCGAGAGCAGTTGCTGTACCAGCGTGGAGAAGTGGAATGCGCCCGAGGCGGGAGGCTCGAACCAGTTCGTCAAGAGCAGCTCGAGCATGGCCACCGACTGGACCAGTCGTACGCGGAGCTGGTCCGGCAGGGGGCTGGTGCTCGTCAGCTCCGCTTCCTGCAGGTAGAGCCGGAGCACTGCGGGGCCGCCCTTCCGGCCGCTGCGGCCCAGGCGCTGACGGAGGCTGGCCACCGAGGGAGGCACACCCACCTGCGCGATGCTCTGCACGGAACCCACGTCGAGCCCCATCTCCAGCGTGGTGGTGCACACGAGGCTGACGGGGCGCTGCTTCGCCTTGAGCGCGGCCTCTGCTTCCTCGCGCAGCTCCTTGGAGAGGTTGCCGTGGTGCGGGAAGAACTCGTTGGGCAGCCGTGCCTTTTCACACAAGCGGCGCAGCAAATCCGCGTAGAGCTCGACGTTGGCCCGGCTGTTGGCAAACACGAGGTTGTGTGTCCCTCTCAGCGTCTTGAAGAGGTGCGCTCCCACGTCGTGCTCGTCCTCGGGTAGTCCGTCGATGGACGCCGCATCGCCGGTCTCCGGGGCCGCTTCGTCCTCGCTGGAGGCCAGCCGCTGCGCATCGGGTGCACGCTTGCGATAGCCCCTGAGCTGGAGGCGAAGCTCTCCACCTCCGGAGTCGGAGTTGCACAGCTGGACCTTCGTGCCCGCGCCGGGCCGGAGGAACTCCGCGGCCAGCGACATGTCGCCCAGGGTTGCGCTGAGGCCCACGCGCGGCACGGTGCGACGCAGGGTCAGCTCGACACGGTGCAGGAGCGACTGGAGCTGACAACCCCTCTCGGTGCCGATGAAGGCATGCAACTCGTCGATGACGATGTGCTCCAGCCCCGAGAACAGGCCCGCGAGCGCGGAGCCCTGCCGGATGAAAAAGGCCTCGAGTGACTCGGGCGTGATGAGGAGGATTCCGGCGGGAGACTTGAGCAGCCGTGTTTTGTGGCTCTGGGAAACATCTCCGTGCCAGCGGTGTACGGGGATGCCAAGGCC from Myxococcus stipitatus carries:
- a CDS encoding DEAD/DEAH box helicase, with amino-acid sequence MMSSHPSSSDPSGAASSAFHRLHTQVQRWVWTQGWKELRGIQEAAIVPILDGTKDVILSASTASGKTEAAFLPICSRLAEDAGGSVRAIYIGPLKALINDQFERLDGLCEGLGIPVHRWHGDVSQSHKTRLLKSPAGILLITPESLEAFFIRQGSALAGLFSGLEHIVIDELHAFIGTERGCQLQSLLHRVELTLRRTVPRVGLSATLGDMSLAAEFLRPGAGTKVQLCNSDSGGGELRLQLRGYRKRAPDAQRLASSEDEAAPETGDAASIDGLPEDEHDVGAHLFKTLRGTHNLVFANSRANVELYADLLRRLCEKARLPNEFFPHHGNLSKELREEAEAALKAKQRPVSLVCTTTLEMGLDVGSVQSIAQVGVPPSVASLRQRLGRSGRKGGPAVLRLYLQEAELTSTSPLPDQLRVRLVQSVAMLELLLTNWFEPPASGAFHFSTLVQQLLSLIAQHGGVKAGEAFLALCHQGPFARVSREDFVRFLRGLGQRELLSQSADGTLLLGRVGERLVNHYSFYAAFASVEEFRLVAGGRTLGTMPIDQPLFVGTYLIFGGRRWRVLAVQGEEKVVELEPAPAGRVPMFEPTGVGGVHDRVREQMRAVYAGDGLPLYLDARAQELLAEARATFQRWRLAERSIVASGQEVHVFPWAGDAVVHTLALALQSRGLSVQTLGPVLSVAGQQADVEGALRALIAEGPPRAESLTRHVANMALEKHDGFVPEDLLARDYAARYLDVQGAWRAAGQVLQ